In Paenibacillus xylanilyticus, the genomic window ACGATGTAATCTTGAACCAATAGAACAATGATGGATATGGCTAAGATAGCTCTCATGATTCGAGCGGATGAACGGTCCGGATCCTTGGAATGTTGGGATATCAGATACATGACATACCACAGCCCAAGAAATAAGAATATAGAACCTGTAATGATGATTGCAAACATGTAAGAACACCTTTCAAGGAGCGATTTCGTTAAACGATTCGTTCAGAATACTTATTAAAATCAGATGCTTACCGATTCCTGAGTTGAGATTGCTTTTTCGATGGCGAGAGACAAACGCACATCCTTAAGAGCTTCGGTCAGGGGATAAAAAGAGATATTCTCTCTTACGAAAGCAGACATGCGCGTCAAAATTTCAACCATGGCCAGCTCTTCATCGGAAAACGGGGCAGAAGAGAAGGGATTACGGTACAGGCACTCTTGTCCTGCGCGTAACTCACGAAGGGCGAGGGGTCCCAGACTTCCTTCCATGCCGCTCTGAATTCGGTGGATGGAGTATGTATCATACGCATCGGTTCCCAAGCTGATCGTGACTTCGTTGTCCCGGATCTCCCCGTGGGACCCGCGAATCAGAACCCGGTTTTGACGAAGGGGCGAGAAGTATTGAGAACGGGTAAAGTCAAGCACAGCACTCTTGCCGTTATGGAAAGACAACATGGCGATCTCTTGAACTTCATTCTCGATTCGATCCTGGACTTGTCGACCGCGATAAGGTACTTCCAGAATCGGATGTTCGAAGCGGCGGCCGACAATTTCGCAGCTGATATCCGTGAGTGACAACCAGTTACGTATCAGACTGATCCCATGATAACCGTGTGCTACGGATGCTTGAACATGATGAACCTGACCCAGTTTCCCTGACTGGATCAGGGACATTCGAGCGAGCTGATGCGGCAGCAGGGGATACTGTTCTGCAATCTGGATCTGACTGTTTTTCTCGGCAAAAGAGGACATGGTCCTCAAGCTTTCTTCATCAAAGGCCGGCGGTGTTTCAACCAAGAGAGGAACCTGTAGTGCTACAAGTTCTTCAAGGACGGCAGGAACGGATGTTTTGGACACAGCAACCAAAAGAAAATCACAATGACGGGCCATCTCATACGATGACTCGTACAGGGTGACGTCCCAACTTTTGGCAGCCTCCACATATTTGGACGGATTACGCACAACTATTCCGCTGATTTTGAATACATGGGGGAGCTGCTTCGCGATCCGCAGATAAGCTTCGGCTCTCCAGCCAAATCCTATAATCCCAAAGCTGATTGGTTTACTCAAAAAAATCTCCTCACTTCTCATGCTTCTACTGAAAGAAATATGTATGTGTATTTCCTGTATTTTCTACTCAAGGATACCACGTAGCTGAGCATTTAAAACGAAAGAATTGGAAAAAAGCAGGTGCAACCCGAATATTTAAAAGAACCTGAACGGATGTTTAATCCTTCGTATGACGAAGTTAACCTACACAGCGATATGAGAAAAAGCCCTGAGTTGTTCGATTTGAACGAATTCAGGGCTTTATGCGATCTTAGTTGGAGAATGGGACGGATAGTTGTCCAATCGCAGCAGCAGTTTTAACCGGATACAACGCGACTTGATATTGCGGAATGGCTTCAATACGGCGGAATTCGGCGATCTCGACTCCCTCAAAGCGCTCAATTTGTGCCTGATTGACAAAGGTATGGACCGTTCCTCTGCGCTGCGGCGTTATGGATAAGTGCAGTTCAGAGAACTCAAGCTGCGTGTAAAATTCCTTCAAACCGATGGACCAGGTCTTGCCGTAAGAAATATGATCCGTAAATAGTCGGCCATTCAGGAACGCTTCAGCCACATCACCTTCATAATCCACCTCAAGCCATACATCATGAACATGAGCCGGCCATTCTCCGGCAAATTGCAGCAAGGCCGATTTCTCCGCAGGTTTCTCGATCAACACCTCTGGTGTATATTCAGGCATATCTATTGTATAGGTAGTGAAAAGAGTGGAACCCCCGTGTTGACAATGAACAGTGCTGGAATTTTGGGCATGCAAATCTTGCTCTGGATTGGGATACAGCGAAACAGCAATATGGGAAGATCCTGTCGATGTGCAGATAAGCTGATGATTACTGACCGTTACAGGACAATCGCTGAGAACCAGTGTTGGTTGTCCCCATAGTTCAAAAGTGTATGCTTTTTGCGCTTCTTCTCTTGAAAGCAAAACAAAACGTACGGAACCACCATCCGTGGTTAGGAAGTTAACTGATTTATTTTTGTCCACGCTTGGTTGAATCACATAACAAGATCCGTGATCCAATATTACACTTCCGCTGGACTGTAGATCCTTTAGTTTCGTTTTGGAAACGACGTATTCCGGTGTCATGCCTTCATGTGCATAGAAGAAAATCGTTTTTTCTTGATTTGTATTGATCATGGTGAGCAATGGAGCTGTTGAGCTAAGTAGGGTCACGCCATGAAGTTCCAGATTAAACGGCAGCATCAATCCGATTCCTTCAGGAAGCTCAAGTTCACCTTCAGCAGGGAAGGCAACGCTGCCTTTGGATGTTTCCAATTCGATGCGTAATTTACGGCGGGGCAGGTCGACCTGGTCCTGAAAATTATTCAGGAAAACAAAGCCTGAGCCGTCTTGATGTCTGACACACCAGCGTAATGTCTCTGTATCTGTCGGTTCGATGGTAGACTGACCTTC contains:
- a CDS encoding Gfo/Idh/MocA family protein, which gives rise to MSKPISFGIIGFGWRAEAYLRIAKQLPHVFKISGIVVRNPSKYVEAAKSWDVTLYESSYEMARHCDFLLVAVSKTSVPAVLEELVALQVPLLVETPPAFDEESLRTMSSFAEKNSQIQIAEQYPLLPHQLARMSLIQSGKLGQVHHVQASVAHGYHGISLIRNWLSLTDISCEIVGRRFEHPILEVPYRGRQVQDRIENEVQEIAMLSFHNGKSAVLDFTRSQYFSPLRQNRVLIRGSHGEIRDNEVTISLGTDAYDTYSIHRIQSGMEGSLGPLALRELRAGQECLYRNPFSSAPFSDEELAMVEILTRMSAFVRENISFYPLTEALKDVRLSLAIEKAISTQESVSI